The following nucleotide sequence is from Macaca fascicularis isolate 582-1 chromosome 15, T2T-MFA8v1.1.
TCCAAAGGATAATTTAATCCAAAGAAGCTATTTTGAATATGTGTTCGCCTTTGGCATATTTTACcttaactgttttctttctttatcatcTAGATCACTAATTTCAGCAGCAAACATACAGTAGTCTGGGTGAACGCAGGGTTTTCCTTAAACCTGTGGACTCTTCTTCAATCCCTCTCTTTACCAAGTGTGACAAAAATCCCCTTGATGACCCTGTCCCAGATCATCCATGCGAGCAGCAAGTTTGTCCCCTAATAAGCATTTTATACAGCAAGGGTGGGTCTGCTGTGCTATGTATGTCCCTCTCCTACTCCTAAAAGCAAGGTAATGGAACTCCACAGAATCCTTGGTTCTAGTTCTAGCGTAGCTGACTGAATTATTAGCTGGGATTCTAAGCCTATCTTTTAGGCTTAAAAGATATTTTGAACTTTCTCAGTATTGATTGATGGAATGGAAGATAAAGACAGAATAAGGAAGCCAAGAAGCTATCTAAATTCTGAatatcatcatatatatatatgaatatcatcatatatatatatatggctttgAAATGTtcactataaaacaaaaacatcattgtttagttttttaaatttaggagTTTAaagcttttcttgtttttgtgggTGGGGTCATGATTGAAGGATCTGTTTTACAGGTTTTCTCCTTATAATATAGTATGGCCAACTTTGTGGTGGGCTCCAGTCATAGTATTTGTATCTTAATGCTTTGACATTCATTTTGAAATCTAACAGGGCATGCCAGTTATCAAATGGCAGTAGATAATATAAGCTCATCTGATGATCTTTATCTGGGTAAGCCACCACAATCAGTATTCACAAAAGATCTGGAAGAACCACAGTACTGTCAACTGACCACAGCTagtcaatattttattgaggaaaatTTTCACTGTAGTCCTTCGGGAGAAAATGTGATGCATTCAGCTCTGTTAATAACCTTTGTAAAATTGTTCCTTAAACAGTCAAAATCATTAAGCATGATTTTTATTCTCTGAAaccaaagtattattttaaattacaatagAAATAATGGGAGAATGATGTGAGGTAATGTTATATGTAAAATGCTATACACAATTCTTTTAATATGTTTAGTCTTTGTTTATGAAGCCTTCAAGAGTCATTGTGCTACTTAAAGTGAGGATCTGCtggtttgtttatattttcagctAATAGCACCATCATGGAGGTGTTTATCCACTTACTACACGTTATCATGTCTGGGGGTTATATTTAGGGAGACAGTTATCCTGGTACTCAGATTGTAAGTTTTTCCTGTGAACCAAAATGTtaagttttatttacaaaataatactttgtaaatcattaaaacttaaaaatcccAACCCCGACTTGTACTTTCATCAGATAATATTTTTGCATAcctgaaaaaataatattctctAATGAAAGACCAAGTGGAGGTTGGAAAGGGGTAACTTACGACTTCAACAGCATAAAAGGATAGATAACTAATGGAATTTATATATCGAATGATTTCTTCTGtataaaagtgtattttatttaaaaacagggATATTGAAATGTATGTTATAGCCCTCATagaaaaataacatgttttatagtccttttatttgaaattcagTGTAAATCACTCTTAAACTATAAATTCATAGTTGTTGGAggttttttttagtttaaatgaTGTGAAAGCATTTGTTCCATTCAAAGGCCTCTATGCCTTTGAATGACATATTCTCAGTAACTTCTTTGCCAGTAACTAGAGATTGTGAGACTGAGTGACTATAATGTGCATATTTCAAGAATTCGCTTCCCACTGCATTATAACACATTTCGTAGGAAAgcctttgtatttttcatagccTTTTCACATATCCCTCATTTAAGAAGTCACAGTGTTGCAGTTTTACTTTATTTCAGAGGGGAAGGCCATCTTGTTGGCATAAGCGGGGACAGAAGATACAATATATTCTCCACTCTGGCCTCTTCCCTACAACCTAAAAGGGAGAGGAGTTGAGGCAGGTGGGTTAGGACTAGGCATTTTGGTAGGCACATTATAGGAGACTGGGTAAGAAAGGCAGGTTAggtttttttaaacttcaaactGTTAGGAAAATGAGGCAAAAGCAATAACCATACCATATGTTCAAACAGAAGTAGGTTAAAATGTAGTAGTTATCCCTTGGTTTACAtaggggactggttccaggaccttCCACATATACCCAAATCCATACATGAGTACTCAAGTCCTGCAGTTGGCCCTTCGGAACTGAGTATATGAACCTGCTCTATAAGTGGGTTTCATGTTTggttaatgatttatttttgatTCATTGATAGTTGAAAACAGTGCGTGCATAAGTGGACCCtggcagttcaaacccatgttgttcaagggtcaaatgCATTTACTTTTGGATTATGGGATGATgggtaaattatttttacttggctacttaaaaattttctgtattttctaaattttcatcaaagagctttgtttttaatcagaaaaacatCCCTTGCATACCAGTTGTTAGAGAGATACAAGAGAACAGGGTGAGTACATGGGCAGGCCAGATCTGGCAGGCTGTAGACAAATGGGAACCAAGGCTCATTATGCAAGACAGAGAGGGAAAACTAAGTGAAGCACTAGGCCTCCCCTGCATATGGCTGGCTGTTAGGTATGCTTTACATATACTGGTTCTTCTCCTTTAGTGCCCTGATGGTTTAGGCCAGGTAACAAGAATCCCGCTTCACTTTTTATTCCATGTCAATCCTCATGACGTAGTTGTGGCATTAATGCGTTTCACCATGACTTCTTCATATTGTTTTTGTGTCAGTAACCCTTCTGTTATGCTTTTACTTTCTTCAAATTTGGGTAACACAACTGCAATGTAGCCTTCAGTGGATGGCTGGAAAGGAAAGAACATTTAGTACTgtcaaatgatgaaaaaaatccaataaaaggTATGCGGATGAGAtcatactttttctcttttacctttTCTTGAAGAATAGATGGCTTATGGAGAATGTTTTCATTCACTTCCATCAAACGTCCTCTAACacaactattaaaaaaatttaagatttcAGCGTGTTtacttagtaaaaaaaaaaaaattccctcccTTTGGTCTTCTAAATGGTGGCTAAAACGTTACTCACCTAGATACAGTATATTCTTCACCATCTGAGCAGTAAATCTTACAGAGAGGTGCAAGCTCTGTTAGAAACTGTGCCCCCTGCGTAATGAGACGGAAGAAGTaatcaattgatggacatttccACTTTTCTTTGAGAAATAGCCCTTAGGTGTGTAACAGGATGTATTCCTGGAACTGGTGTTTTAAATCAATTACCTCAGTATATAAAAACCATTCATTAATTTCAAAACCTATATGAATATaagtacttactgtgtgccaggtgccatCCCATTTTTTTCTAGGGAAAAAAGCTAATATACATGATAAATGGGAATTTAATTACAGACtactaatatattttatcaactataaatgagaaaactacaTATAACCAGGCATAAAGATTTCAAAAGTGTGGGAAAATCCatcaagaaataatataaaattcagtGTGTCATAGTATGACagcaatattttataaagttagTTTAAGACTTCTACCTCATTTTAATATTAGAACTTAATAGATAAAGGAACTTATTTACCAGGGTCAATCACTAAGACTTTTTggatattgttcttttttctcccccCTCTCTTTTTAAATCCCTAGTGTGTTAGTAaggtatattttttctaattaagaaaaacaaaaacatgcactttgaggaaaatgtggaaaacaaaagttttaagtagcaaaataaaaataattgaccCCTGAGTCAATACTACATTTTGATGTGTATGTGTTTGAATGTTATGGCATGGTTATTGTTTCATGTACTCCACTAGATGAACATACCTGGGGAGGCTCTCACAAGTATCTACAGGGAGGCTCATGAGAGCCAATGCAGGCATGTTTCATGTGTTGCCCTCTTTTCTCCTATGAATTTTTCCTGTAGTGGACATCGGCATTTCAGGTTAAGACGCTATTCTTTATGACCCCTTTATTTACCACTCAAAACATTTTTAGATGGCATTCAGATATTACTGTATTGGCTTCACTCCTCTGCACGTGGgttcttcattttaaagtacTAGTTATTGTGACTCTCTGCTTCTGAAAGGAAGGGGAAGGCTTGTGTCAAAAGAGCAGACACAAAAGAGCTAGGTCTGTGCCAAAAGAGCAGAAGTATTTTGATGCCTTTTTATCACCTCCTTTGGGAGAATGATTGGCAGTTCTGAGATCCAATGAACACTTACCTGTAGTGGGTTCAATATGCAGGTCCTTCTCTGTTCTTCACTTGTAACAAGAGtgttacttgttttttatttttatttttttgagacagggtctttttctgtcatccaggctggagtgcagtggtgtcatcatggctcagtgcagccttgattcctgtgctcaagcaatcctcttacctcagcctcctgggtaactgggactataggcgcatgccaccatgcccagctaatttaatttttttttttttttttggtagaaatgaggtcttgttatgttgcctaggtttgtcacaaattcctggcctcaagtgaacctcccgccttggcttcccaaagtgctagggttatggGCATGAGCAACTGTACCTGCCTTAAGTGTTACTATTTTGGACAGAGATTTATCATTGAAACTTTGGAAGTCTTAAGTGTTATTGTAACTTGTAGACTATCTTTTAAGAAAGGTGCATGCTTTTCTAAGTCCACTCGTTTCTTGAGTGAGGAAAAATCAATAACTGTAAGGCACATTATTAGGGGACTTCAGGCCTACAAAGGGGGATTTGAATAAGGGTCTCCTAGAATAGTGAGAGCAATTAGCAGAAACTCTTAGTATGAACTCAGTAAATGAAGGACGTAAATCATCCACAGAAACTTTCCCAACAAGTGGGTTTGTAAAGACATTTTAATACGTCACTAAATTCTCCTTGGTATGATACTCTTTTAATCATCTATCCATTTTGCCTAGAGTTACAGAGGGTAGAGCTAGCATTCTGTATAACCAAGTGTTGTGTGCAGGTACAGGGGGTGGGTAGATGTGTATTACATTGACAATGCTTTAGGAATGGAAAAACGTAAGGAGCAAATAccatatattttctcatattcatgtttttttttgttttttttttttgagacagagtcttgctctgccgctcaggctggagtgcagtggtgcgatctcagctcactgaaacctctgcctcccaggttcaagcccttatcctgcctcagcctcccgagtggctgggattacaggtgcccactacgacgcctggctaatttttgtatttttatagagatggggtttcaccacattggccaggctggtcttgaactcctgacctcgtgatccacccacctcggtctcccaaagtgctgggattacaggcgtgagccattctgactggcccatgttttttttttttttttcttactcccctgggaattttttttctgtttaatttacaTGTGGAAATACATGGTAAAGAAGAGTTGATCACCTAAATTTTACAGAACTCGAGATACTAGTTTAATACAACTAGAAGGGACAAAATATCTTGTTATATTGCTATTAGAGTTCTCCTTTCAAAGGCctgccttccccctcccccatcctggGCATTATAGAGATAGTAGCACAGAACCTAATAAAACAGATACTACACCTCCTGAGATACCTAATTTTTGGGAGTCTAAGAATTTCTTTAGGTGAAAGTACACTTAAAATCAGCACCTCAAACTGCTAGAGAAGTATGCTAAGTATATGCTATTGGATTCTAAGGTTCATTGGATCTATCATTACCATGAATATAGAGGATGTAAGTAGATAATCACAGAATTACAGGAACATACCCGCTTAAATTTCCCAGAGACCTTGTTCTGAAGTCTGCTACAGTTGGTACTGATCTGATAGGAAAtgcttttaattgtttttccACTTTGAAGAACTGGATGAGATTCTGCCAATGTGATGACACATATTCTACAAGGAGAAAAAATTGATCCTATGTGATTGCTTGGAATAATTTTTCCTCCCATAATTCTTATTGGAACAAGAATGTATGAACTGGTATTTGTTTAGTCAAACTATCAtcttcccccttttttctttGGCTACTATTGGGGCATAACTGTAGAAAGGAGAAtacaataataaaagagaaaacaagattgAATTTCTTTCCCAGGAAAGGGAAGAGTACCAGAGATCTTTAGGTAGGTTGCACTGGGgtagaagacaaaaaaataaggCATGCCTGTGTATACAAGATACCATGTATGTCTCTACCGTAGCCCTTTCTGTGGGCTCTTAACAGTTCAGTAGTTGGGAACAGACTGGCCACTTCAGGTAGTAGCTGATGATGTGGTCCTCCATTTGGGTGTTTGAATAAtcaaatttatttgtttagagtGGCCAGGCACTGGAATACTCATTCTTGCCAAACAAACTCCTATAATAATACCATTTCAACACAGTAGAAGATAATTAATGCATGTTTGTTTAGTGAGCATTTGTTCAATCCAAGACCACAAGACCATACCAGGCTacaataccagaaaaaaaaaaggttttgataATTTAAAATTCCCAATTTGCTTACCGGTTAGAGTGCTGTAGTATACAGTGGTCCTCACAAAATTTTCCTTTGACATCTAGAAGAATAAATGAGTCTGTTGGTGGCTGAAATCAATACTTACTACCACTATGTGGTCCTTTTTTGGGTCATAGAGATAGTTAATAATGAAGATTGGACACATACATGCTGCATGCTGGTCACTTCTATCCCTACATTGCTCAAAAAGACATACCCAAAGGCTTCCTGGAAAGTATTTAAAGAGATCTGGCCCAGACAGAATAATTTATTCAACATTAAGGTAATTAACTCCTTGCTCCATCTTCCTTTACACTCACTTCAAAATGAGTACACACAGTATTTTTGCTAGGAAAATGCAATTAGCATCCCATtctttatgatatatattttttgttggtGGTTTCCAGGACTGTTCTGATGCTGGTGCAAGTCCGACATTCTGGGAAACCCCTCAGTCATGGGTCAACTAGGACAGGTTGGTCACCCTATGTTTGACCAACAGAAAATATgctacaatatatatttttttaactgagtATAACCATTATCActgaatgaaaggaagaaaggagagtcCCAAACGATGCTCCCGCCACTGGTACTGCTTACACAAAACAGTACAAAAAGAATACCTACTTCTAAGTGGCAGATGAACAATACCGGTGGCGTCTCCTTAAGTAAATGTGTAATTCTGCTTTCTAAATGTCTGTAGCCCACCCTCTTCTCGCCAGCCCTACTGCCTCTACCTTGGTTTCGATCTGatcatttacataattttatgtattgCTAATCGCTGTGACAGTGAGCCCCTCAATCCCTCCAGGCACTTCAGGACTGTGGCAACCTAGCCCTGCGCCTACCTCCGGGGCCTCCGTGAGCTACACCCTAGAGCTCGCACTGCAATCGCCGGTCCCAGAATGCGCCCTGAAGTATTTCAGGCCACCAGGTCTTTGCAAATGCCACTACCTGGGCCTAGACGGAACACAGAAGTCCAGCTCCTTCTGACGTGGGGAGGGAGCGCCAGGGAGAGAGCGCGTGGCTTACGATCTGTCAACGTAGTCTCCACAGCATTAGGCCAATGCGGCCAAGGAGGGATCAACATCACTCTGCACTTACCCGGTTTGTACCAGCGAGTGAAGTATCGATCCACGAGCGAAGGCACCACCGGCTCCGCTGCTTCGGGCTCGGTAGCCATGGCGACCTCCGGCGCCGCCACCCCCTCCCTCCCGGACCCCAGCGCTTCCTCCGCGCAGCCCGGGCTGGGCGTGCTCTTCCGGCGCGCAGCGCGTGTCGTGCGCACGCGCGCTTCTGCCAGCTCCGCAGGTTCCGCCCCCCATTACTGTGCTTTGGGGTTCCACATCAAAAGAGATCAAATACAAAAGTGTGGGCAGATGGGCAGGAGGGCAGAGGGACAGGGGATGCGGCCAATGTAGTTCCTCTACCTCTACGGTGCCAGGGCTACAAAGAAGGCCGGTCCCGGTAAGTGACCAAGAAAGCGGACCCGGCCACGCCTCCGCCGCTGGATGACGTCACCCCGCGCCGCCCTCCGCGGGCCGGGCCATCCTAGTTGACGCGACCATTGCGCAGCTGGCCTCTGCAGTGCTTCAGCGCACCCCTGGAGGCCTAGTGCGCTCGGTGAGAGAGCGGGAGCCTAAGACCGAGACGCGTGCGCAGTTCGGGGCGGACTCTGGGTAGCCGGCTGCGCGTGGCTGGGGAGGCGAGGCCGGATGCACCTCTGTTTGGGGGTCCTCAGGTAAGCGATCCATCCGGGGCAGGGGCACGGGAGTGGACCCCTCTGCCGGCAGTGTCCGGGTGAAAGAGACCGGAGGCTCCTCTGCCTGCTGCGGGCCGGGGACTGGAGCGCGGGCTGCACCACCTCTTTCCTAGAGCCTTAAATTCTTTTTGCAGTTTTGCCACCTGCTCCATCGGGGGCGCTGGGAGGCGCGACAGCCCAGGGATACCTGCAGCACCTCTAGCCAGACTTAACCCAGCCTCTTGATTGCTTGCAGGGGGTTGATAATAACGCTGAAAGCTAGAGCATTAATTCACGATGGAAGGCGGCGGTTAATAGAGGCTCGGGTGCTGTCGTGCGGGTCCTTTCTGGCGTCTGAGACTTTTTCGTGGAGGTGGTGTCCTCTGTGCTTCTCCATCTAACGTGGTGTTTTAACGTGGCTTTCTTTCCCGTTAACGATGATCTCCGTGGAGACAGTGGCTGCCTGAGTAATCTTCAGATCCCAGCACTTAGCAAGTGCCCAGTCGGTGTTGGATGTAGGCCACAAACCGGATCGTAAAGAATTCAACAGCATATTGACAGCCACAGCCACGGCGCTAACCAATGAATAGATCAATATGAAGAGTAAGCAGAAAGGCAGCAAAGACAGTTTTCCAGCTCGGGGACATGGCGTAGAAATGGCCTGTCCCGAAATAGTGGGAACTGTCATTTGGGGGAAGAATAGCAAGTTCTTTGCTTTCCAGGTCGCATTTGATGTGCATGTGAGACTTGCTTGTGATATTATCAGGAGGTTAAAAATGTGGGTTTAGTGGTCAGTTTGGGCTAATTCAGTCGGGGCTAGGCATTTAGGCCTAATCAGCGTATTCGTGATCTACCTGGTACATGTAATCATGCATACGATGTCTAGCCAAGAGGTGGATAGTTGAAGGGAcaagggaagaaaatgaaggagTTGTCAGAAAATTTAAGAGAGAATTCACTATTGACCTTTGGTGTGGAGGAATCTTTAGTACATTCAAGGACTGAGAAAAGTTTGAATCAGTAGAGGCAGGAAGTTTGGAGGTTGCAGATGTCAGAGAAAGAGTATCAATAGGCCTAGGTCCTGTGGCAATGTGGAGGATATTCCTTTCCTACCCTGGAAGGAAGTGGACGGAAGTCTTCCTTTAAGAAGATAAGGGAATAAGGCTGATGGGTGTCAAATTTCAAAGAAACTAGTTTTGAGGCGTTTTTATGATGTTTAAAGATGAAAAacgcggccaggcatggtggctcacgcctgtaatcccagcactttgggaggcagaggcgagtggatcacttgaggtcaggagttcaagaacagcctggccaacatggtgaaaccctgtctctggccgggcgcggtggctcaagcctgtaataccagcactttgggaggccgagacgggcggatcacgaggtcaggagatcgagaccatcctggctaacacaatgaaaccccgtctccactaaaaatacaaaaaaaattagccgggcgtggtggcggcgcctgtagtcccagctactcgggaggctgaggcaggagaatggcgggaacccgggaggcggagcttgcagtgagccgagatcgcgccactgcactccagcctgggcgacagagcgagactccgcctcaaaaaaaaaaaaaaaaaaaagaaaccctgtctctactaaaaatacaaaaattagctgggcatggtgccgggcgcatgaaatcccagctactcgggaggctgaggcaggagaatcgcttgaacccgggaggcagaggttgcggtgagccgagatcgcggccattgaactccagcctgggcagtaagagtgaaactctgtctcaaaaaaaaaaaaaaaaaaaaaaaaaaaaaaaaaccaacctgcATGATATGTTAGAGGTTTCAAGTAATTTCTAGAAGTTTTTGAATATAATTGTCACCAAAACTTAATAAAATCATTGTCTGCCTTGATTTCCTCACTTCCATCATATATAAACTTACCTTCCTCTTATCccacattatatattatataattcctATTATATGTGACATTATCTTCTCTGTACTATTAGGATTGATTcatctttattctttctgtgtCATACATATGTGGGGTGCCAAGATGAGAGAATTTTCCTTGGATTAAAGTGACAATGAGGCCAGTATGGTCCTTGTAATTGCTACCCCAACATAACTTAGGGACTTACAATCATAAGCcttaaagggatctgaatataAATAACTAGcacagcaacatttttttttccctacttaGGTAATGTTATGCATTTAAGCAAGTCTGATTTTGCCAGACCAAAGTAGACATTCTGTTTAGCACTCTTTTCTCACGTTTTCTATTGTCCTGGGAAAAGCCTGGCCAGAAGAACAAAGTTACTGGAAGTAGTTATGTCAGATCATCAAGGTCCTTGAAATGTTGGTCATCATTTTCAAGTAAATTGTTGTCATGTCCCAGTATTTTATCTTCTCCTTTAGAACAATAAATGCTTTTCtatctttgatttcatttttttaatgaatgtatAAAGCCAGTTTATAAATGAATAGACCTGGTGAATATTAAAGTTGTTTCCGATTCTCTTCAACTGCCAGTATATAAACATGGATTTTCAAATAGTGCTAATCAGTGGGATacccttttgtttttccttatgattttataAAGATGTCCTAACATGCAAAAATAGAACGTTTCcccattcatttgttctttcaccTTTCCCAAAGGAATAACTGATATTACatcttttttaaagatgagaatcTAAAGTTGAGAATCTTGCCTCTCCTGAAAAGTGAGAACATAAAATAGGTTTGAGAATTCCTAATTTGTAGACTATAACTGTATAGTGGGTCAGGTTGCTGCTATAATCCACACGTGGATGTGTACTCAGAGagctaagttttttcttttcttggctgtTCTGATTCTAACTACCACTTCTTCACCCCCTGAATCATTTCACTTAAATAAATATGGTCATTTATCACTATTAagctatttctttctctctcagggATTAATGGTTCATCAAGGGATAGTTGTACTCGTCTCGTGGGAATCACTTCATCATGcgaaatctgaaattatttcggACCCTGGAATTCAGGGATATTCAAGGTCCAGGGAAACCTCAGTGCTTCTCTCTCCGAACTGAACAGGGGACAGTGCTCATTGGTTCAGAACATGGACTGATAGAagtagaccctgtctcaagagaaGTAAGTTACTGATGGAGAATGCTAGCAGATGGATCTGACCCTTGATTTGTCTTCTTCCAAATTTCTTTCCCCACATAGTCTTTCTTTACATCGTACTGAATTTATATCCTCCCAAATAAACATCCTTTGCTTCATGTATGTGCCATGTTAGACATAGGTTAAATAGTAACCCTTCTTTAACTCTGCTACTGTTTTAACCTAAGTCAGTAAAACTCTAACTTTACTTTTTGAGTGGGTTCCCTACTTTTTACCCTTTTTGTCATGCAAATTCTGTTTATAAGAGTGGTTCTTAATTGGGAATGAACACGAAAGTTGCCTGTGGAGCTTTCTAAAAGTTTGAGCCCACATCTCATGTCAACTAAATCAGAATCTTTAGTGTTGGCTGCTAACTATATGTGCTTTAAAAACCTCTGTGGGT
It contains:
- the ABITRAM gene encoding protein Abitram isoform X1; this encodes MATEPEAAEPVVPSLVDRYFTRWYKPDVKGKFCEDHCILQHSNRICVITLAESHPVLQSGKTIKSISYQISTNCSRLQNKVSGKFKRGAQFLTELAPLCKIYCSDGEEYTVSSCVRGRLMEVNENILHKPSILQEKPSTEGYIAVVLPKFEESKSITEGLLTQKQYEEVMVKRINATTTS
- the ABITRAM gene encoding protein Abitram isoform X2 gives rise to the protein MATEPEAAEPVVPSLVDRYFTRWYKPDVKGKFCEDHCILQHSNRICVITLAESHPVLQSGKTIKSISYQISTNCSRLQNKVSGKFKRRIIYLEKVEDVIKRKMMPLSLGLHLPHS